The Crassaminicella indica genomic interval CTCCTAAAAATACGTGTGCACAATATAATATTCCATTAAGTACCACTACTGCCATAGCTACTTCAAATGGCATTCCTAAATATTCTTGAAGCATTGGGACTGCTCCAAGACAAACAGCACACATTAATAGTCCTTGAATATAATCTGCCCATTCAAATCTGTAATGAATAAAAGGAATACGGATTTTAAACGGCCCTGCTGGAATAAATGGCTGTTCTTTTCCTAGCTCTCTTTTCATCGCCATAGTATTTCCTCCTTTATAATTTATATATAACAACAAAACGTTTTCTTTTGCTTAAATATTTATTTAAAAAGGGGAAAATATTCCCCTTTTATTTACTTCGCAGCCGCTGCCTCTCTTTCTGCTACAGATGCCTCATCTATTCTTGCAATCCTTCTTGCTAATTCTTTCTTATGCTCAAGATTTCCTTGTCTTGCAATCATAATTCTTTGTGCTTGTGGTGAACCTGCTCCATGCATTGACTCTGTTCTGTATCCTACTGCTGCTGTACCTAATGTCATATTTTCAATAAGTCTTAATACTCTCATTCTATGCTCTGTTGGCACAGAATTTACGCCTTTAAAGTATTTTTCACAAACTGGTCCGATTACTGGATGCTTAAAATCTTTTTCTGATGGCATTGTTACCATAAGTCCACCTGCTATATCTTCCGCAAGTCTTGTGATTTCATATGGGAATCTTGTTACATTTTGCTTACAGACATTTGCAAGTAATAAATCGATTTGATAATTTCCTGCTTCTGTCTTGTATCCTTCTGCTGAACAAGCTATACCACAGCAGTATAATGTTTCATTTAAGTGAGTCATTTCAATCAATTTATCTTTTATATGTGAAGCTTTTGCTGCTCCATTGAATTCCGCTGCTAGTGCTGCTGCTCCTATAAGTACATCCCCTACACCTACTTTACATCCACCATAGCTTTGACGATGATATCCTGCAAATCTTTCTACTAGCATTCCTGCAAATTCTATTTCTCCATTTAAGAATATTCTATCATTTGGAACAAATACATCATCAAATACTACTAATGCTTCTTGTCCACCAAATTTTTTGTTTCCTACATCTATATCTGCACCATCCTCTAGCTTCCTTGTATCGCAGCTTTGTCTTCCATAGATCATATAAAGCCCTTCTGCATCT includes:
- a CDS encoding 4-hydroxyphenylacetate 3-hydroxylase family protein, with the translated sequence MALMTKEQYLESLRKLDIKVYMFGELVENFVDHPIIRPSINSVAMTYELAQDPQYEDLMTATSNLTGEKINRFTHLHQSTDDLRKKVKMLRLLGQKTGACFQRCVGMDAFNAVYSTTYEVDKAHGTNYHENFKKYLEYVQKNDLVVDGAMTDPKGNRGLSPSKQEDPDLFLRVVEKREDGIVVRGAKAHQTGAVNSHEHLIMPTIAMREGDEAYAVSFAVPSDAEGLYMIYGRQSCDTRKLEDGADIDVGNKKFGGQEALVVFDDVFVPNDRIFLNGEIEFAGMLVERFAGYHRQSYGGCKVGVGDVLIGAAALAAEFNGAAKASHIKDKLIEMTHLNETLYCCGIACSAEGYKTEAGNYQIDLLLANVCKQNVTRFPYEITRLAEDIAGGLMVTMPSEKDFKHPVIGPVCEKYFKGVNSVPTEHRMRVLRLIENMTLGTAAVGYRTESMHGAGSPQAQRIMIARQGNLEHKKELARRIARIDEASVAEREAAAAK